ACGGGCGGAATTACGTGAACAGCGAATCCGAGTTCCGGAGCCATATCCTTCAAGATGTGGGGAGTCCCTGCCCTCCCTTTTCCGAATCGATAGTTGGTGCCTATAAACAGGTGTTTTACGCCAAGCTCTTCCACGAGCACGTTCTGCACGAAGTCTTCGGGACTCTGTTTAGCGAAATCCTCGGTGAACTCCGCCAGCACGAGCACGTCTATCCCCATATGCTCGAGAATATCTGCCCGCTCCCGGGGAGTGGTAATTCTCGGGATATCGGGTACTTTTTTCAATACGAGCCGCGGATGCGGGTCAAAAGTGTAGACTACCGCATCACGACCTTTCCTGTGTGCCGATTCAACAGTTTTCCTGAGAATCTCCTGATGTCCCAGATGAACACCGTCGAAGTTTCCCAGGGCTACGGATGGAGCATTGAAGTGCTGATAGATTTTCTCGCGAACACGAATAATTTCCATATCGTCTTGCGTCGAATTACCTGTTGTTGATTGTATGCCGGCCGCAATCCACCTGCCGGGCTAGCCGAACAATCGATTCGGAAAAAGCTGTCCCCGGAATACCAATTGCCATGGAGATGAAAGGACTCCATGAAGTTCTCTGCCTGTCACCTACCCTGACAACTTTTCTGTCGTAGGTTGCGTGCGTTCAGGTGTGGCACCGGGCAGAAGGGATCCGGAGCTGTGTGACGGTATTCGCTGGGAGGAAAGCTCTCTTGATTGCTCGTCCAATTCTTTCTTCAACTTGACGTTGTTTTCCTGTAGATCCAGCAACTTGGCGTTGAGACGATCTACTTCGCCCTGGTGTTCCTTATCACGCTTGATCATTCTACGTCTCTCGCCAATCCATTTCAACTGGGTAATGAAATCGCCCACTGCCGCTATAATAATGCCAAGGGACACACAAAATGTCACCAATTCCCAAAAGGCAAGTTTAATGGGCTCTTTCAGGCCGTAATAATCTATTTGCAGCTCAATATTTTTATTTTTCATAAAAACAGAGATAACGAATACCACTAACGCAAGTTCTATCAGTCTTCTGACCAGCCTCATTTCTCCACCTCTCTTGAACTTTCAGGGAACAGACGGTTGAAACCCGCTCTCAGTCTCTTACACGTACTGAGCAGGTGCTCCGGAATCACTCTGACGTCCGCCAGCACCGGCATGATGTTGGTGTCGCCATTCCATCTCGGGACCACGTGATAATGTAGATGTTCCTCGATCCCAGCACCGGCTGCCGCTCCAAGATTGATTCCTATGTTGAATCCCTCGGCTTTCATGACTTTGCGGATGACTTGAACCGCCCTGCAGACCTCCTGGATCAGCAACGAATTGTCTTCGGGGCTGAGACTGCACGGGTCGGATACATGCTTATATGGCGCTACAAGAACATGCCCTCCGTTGTACGGATACTTGTTCATCATAGTAAAGGCACCATCCGCAAGATGCACGATCAGGTTTTCATCAATGCGGTCAGATACCGGTTTTGTACAGAAAATGCAACCCGGTTCCTTTGCCCCCCCCACAATATAGTCTATTCTCCAGGGAGCCCAAATTCTTTCCATTTTTCATCCTGTGCAAGCATGCTTCGTCACCTGATCACTCGGGCCGCACAACCAGGATTTTTGCATCGAGTGTTCCATCTTCTATGTCAATGATTCCGACTGTACCCGTTTCCAGATACCGATTCTGGGAAGCAGATCCCGGGTTGAACAGGTCTATTCCGGCAATTTTTCCCCAAAATGGAACATGAGAATGTCCGTACACGATAAGATCCAGATTTTTTTCCTGAAATCTTTCGATAATTCTGTTTTCGAGTCCCTGTTTCGCACCCCACCCGTGTATCAGACCGATGCGTTTTCCTGCTATAGAAACGATTCTGGTTTGGGGAACAGCCTCAATTACGTCGTAGTCATCCATGTTCCCGCAAACGGCTATCACGTCTCGCTCTTGAAGACGCTCTAAAACGTGCCGGGACACAATGTCTCCTGCATGGAGGATCAGATCCGTGTCTTTGAATACCACATCAAGGATGAAATCCAGCAGTTTATTGGGTCTCGTGAGGTGAGTATCGGACAATGCTCCAATTTTCATTCAGCGGCTCGCGAATTTATATTTGTTTGTCCATTGACTGATCTTAACACCAATTCCCCACCTACTACAATCTTGTCGCCAATGATGAGAATTACGCCCCCAACGTCAGTGTAATCCGCAGCTCTGTTCATCACCGAGGCAAGTTTCTCTCCACCCGCCAACCTCGATCCGATGTCGCTTGCGAACGCGGACGCCCAGGACGCCGATCGCGATATGACGGTCACTGAATGAACTCCCCCACCTGGAACAAACGTGGATATTCCGAAGCAGTGTTTGTAGGCAGGCATCGCGAGAATCAGCTTGTCGTGGGCAGGAGCACCTTCCGCGTAAATACGTATTTCAAGCGGATGAGCACTCCGGATAAACGAATCGCCCCCGCTGGACACCACTATGTTGGCGGAATCCGCAGAGAGATCCCGGCCCACGAAATCGGCAATAGCTCCTCCCAGACATGACATGGGAGCGATTCCCGTGCAGCGGCAGGAAAGATCCGTGTACCGTACTATTTCCGGGGCTGATGCATAGATCTGGATGGGCACGGGTGTTTCACGGAACGCCGGATGCTGCCTGAGGTATTCTTCTATCTGGTAACGGTAACGGAATACCGAATCCTTTGCCTTTGCGGTCAAGTCGCTGTGGGCCTGGATGTAGAGATTCGTTTCGCGAACCTCAACCTCGAAACTGACCGACTGAGGCAGTGGGATTCTGTTACGGTAATTCTTTCTCTCATAAATGTCGTAAATTGACGGCATTACTCATCCAGGGGCCATTTTTTTGAATCCTATAGCGGACTTGCCCCCGGATTATTCACCGCCTTATAAGATGCTGTCAAGGATATTTTGCCAATTGCTCGTTGCACAGAGCAGAGCGGTTTATTACTATACTGCCGCAAGAACCTGGTTGTGTGCGGTAATTCGATTCCAAAAAACGCGAGAAACCGAACCCCAAGAAAGACGAATAAGGCTACAGCCGCTCTAACCGCGCTTTGGTCGCATCGTCCCGACGGAATTAAGGTAATATGTGGCTAGACTATCTTTCGCTATTCCATCGCCCAAGTCCCTCCATGAGCGCACTGTTTTGCTCGGCCGCAGCATTGGCCGGTTGGACCGTTTGTGAGCCTTTTTTTGCTGAAGGAGGTTCACCCGAACCGATCGGCGCAGGCAACAGTTTCATGGGCCCCTTTATCACAGGTGTGATCGTAGCGGCTTTTATTCTTATTTACCGAAGATCAGGCTTGACCTATGTCGATATGGCACTTTCCATCATCGCCGGGTTCGGCATAGCGTTCGTGATCGGTTTCACGCTCATGATCCCTTCGCACATTCTTTTCGATTGGTGCAAAAATTCTTGGTCTCTGAGCTATTTCTTTCCTTCCAACTCAGACTTTTTTGCAGTGCAGGCAGGTAGGGGGTTATCCTGGTCCGTCTTTTCTCTTGGGGCTGCTGTAAGCTTGTTTGTCTGCGCAGATCGAAGCACGGTTCTCTGCGCCGCAAGTGGTTGCGTCCTCGCCGGAGCCATTGCAGGGATACTGTTCGATCCGATTCAGCTTTGCTGCAGCAGTTTCGGGTTTACGGCGCCGTGGCTGAGCCGACTGGTCTGTTTCGCCGTACTGGGTGGCATGTCAGGATTATTCTTTGGGATAGTTCAGAAGATTTTCACTCGTGGAGCACTCCTCATAGTGTCCGGAACCCTGGCAGGATGGAGACTCGTCATCGATGACTCACCATGTCTGATCGGAGCATCTCCGAAGTGCGATCTTGTTGTCCACGGGCAAGATCTCGATGACATTGTAGGTATTGTGGAAAAATGCGGATTTGGCTACAGATTTTTCTGTCAGGCTCACATGCGGGAATGCACGATTAACAATAAACAAACTCATTCTGCCTTATTGCAGCCCGGCGACCTCCTTCACATCGGAGGTCTCAGCATGGTTTTTTCAGAGATATCTCGTCAAGAACCGGGGAATGACAGCAGAGCTAATCTTCCTTTGCGCCTTTTTGAACGCCCTCGGACTGCAGATAATGTAAATCGTAGACCCTGATTTGACTTCTGGATTTCAGAAAAGAAAACCAGTCTGTTTTTCTGCGCTCCAACGTTATAAGCCGTTCACCCGAAAAACCGGGTAGAGTGTTTATGGCAAAATCTGTGACCATTCCTTGAATTCTCGGAGTGCTCCAGGCTTCGACAATTGTATCGCCGTTCCACTTCAGGCAGAACACTTGACCGTCTTCGAGCATTTTTGTCTGGGTTAAGAGCCTTCTCGTTTTGGAGGAATGAGTTATCGCCAGGATTTCATAGAGCGCATCCGTGCCGAAATTCTTGGCCATAATGCGAGGCCTGAAATATTCCTTTTCTTTTTCAGAATCACCTCTCATAGGATCGGACCTCATTTCGGGCCCAGCGGCTCTCATTACTACGTCCGATCCTCCATAATAGTCTTGAGAGAGATAAAGCCTCTTGCCCGAAGGTTCATATATCCTCAGGTGCTCGTCACGATCGTACACCGCGATCAAAGGTTGGCGATTTCCTTGAAAATCTCCAATTGCAAATCCGAAGACGGGTATTTTCAATGGAACCCCGAATCGTCCCATTGACTCGAGGTCGTCACCCTTGTCAGTCAGACGATAGACGGGGCCATCATACATTCTTTTGAGGCCTTTCTTCTGTCCGAGGAGGAACTGTCCGTGCGTCGGGTAATCGATTACCCGCAAGAAGTAGGGGTTGTCGGAAATGACTGGAACCAGAGCCCCATTCCGGTATTCAAGCACAAAAGAATTTACGGATCCACGATTCTGGGCAGAAACGTAGATTCTGGCAGGGCCTTGTTTTCGTATCTTGGCTACATCTACACTTTTGAGTTCCAATGAGCTCGCGGAATATTCGGTGACTAAAGAGAGTTTCCGGTCCGGCGACATTCTATAGAGGTACACGGTAGCAGGATCGATAACTACGATTTCATTTACACCGTCTCCATCAACATCCCCCACTCCCATACCGATTCCCAGGATTTCCAGTTCGTCGCTTCTCCATACCTGATCCTCCGTACGTTTGTCCCCTTTGTTCCCCTCATTCGATCGGCTGCGCTGGGCAAGTAACAAACGTTTTGCGGGGTTCTCGACAGAATCGGTTGAATGAGAAGCGTCAGAAACACGCTTTGAATGAATCCTGCTCTGTATCGTGCGATCTACATTCTCCTGTTCTGCGATACACAGACTGCCGGCCCCGGATGATAGAAAGAGAATTGCCAGTCCCATGACAAGAGCGTGAAAGCGCACAGTGGTCCTCAGACATGCCGGAGAGTTCATTACAGTCTTTCAGAGTATTTTAGTAGAGTGCAAGATCTTTGGAAGCACCCGGCCAGCATTATACGCAGACCGGGCACTTGAGGCAAGATAAGGAAGCCTAAATTCTGCAATATGGCAATAATAGGGAGTCGAGTTAAAGAAATAGTTTCACGGCGCGGCTGCCAAGTAACGTTCTCCGGAATCACATAAGACCGTCACAACGATCTTGGTTGGATCGAGACGCTCGGCGTTTCGAACCGCTCCAAAAAGAGCTGCTCCTGACGAAAGGCCGGCAAAAATCCCTTCTTTCTCCGCCAGATGTTTTACGATTTTCATAGCATCCGGATAGGTAACTACTATGACATCATCAATAATGTCCGTATTGAGCACTCGTGGAATAAATCCTGCGCCGATTCCGGGAATCCTGTGAGGGCCCGGATTTCCTCCGGAAAGAATCGCAGATTCAGCGGGTTCCACAGCCACAACACGAGCGCGTTGGTCTTCTTTCTTGAAAACCTCGCCAACTCCAGTAATCGTGCCTCCGGTGCCTACCCCTGAAACAAACACATCCGGAGCCCTTCCGATGGCACGCAAAATCTCCGGCGCTGTAGTGCGTCGATGGACCTCGGGATTTGCAGGATTCTCGAATTGATTGATCATGAACGTGCGTTTCCTGGAACCCGCTATCTCAAGGGCCTTACTGATGGCTCCTCGCATTCCGTTTGCAGGAGGGGTAACGATGACGGTAGCACCGTATGCAGCCAGGAATCGCTTTCGCTCGTTGGGAACGGTATCCGGCATTACCAGCGTGAGAGAGTACTTTCTTGCAGCGCACATCATTGCCAAGCTTACGGCGGTATTTCCCCCGGAAGCTTCCACCAACGAATCCCCGGCGGTTAAGCCTTCAGTGGCTTCCATAGATTCGAGTATGCCGAGACACAGTCTATCCTTGCACGATCCGCCCGGATTCATAAATTCCAGTTTAGCCCAAATCTGAGCGGATCCCGGCGATTCCATCGACTTCAGGCGTAAAAGCGGAGTACTACCGACAAAAGATGACAATCCATTTTGCGTAAGCATGAGATTCTCGACTAGATGAAATACATATATTTGTGATCAAGATCTCTGGACACGCCTTCTTTTCTCGCAAGCGCACAGAGATCCGCAATGGACACTGAATTGTAATAATCGATCAGCAGCTTCTGAGTCTCATGCCAGACGTGCCGAGTTATGCAACCATTCAAAATGGAACAATCCTTTTTTCTCGGCTCCTCGTTCGAGAGACATCTCACGGGCACAATGGGACCCTGAGCAGCATTGATGATGTCGCCCACCGAGATTTCGGAAGGATCCCTGGAAAGCATATAACCCCCTCTGGGCCCGCGCCTGCTCTTGAGAAGGCCTGCTTTGAGAAGCTTGTTAAAAATCTGCTCCAAGTAACGCTGCGATATCTTCTGACGTCGAGAAATATCTTTTATCTGGGTAGGTTGTCCCCCGCCGTGATAAGCCACATCAAAAATCGCGCGTACTCCATATCTACTAGTTGTAGTAATCCGCATGTTTTCTCCCCGAGAAAAAACAATTCGCTCATGAAGAATCTTCTCATTATGTGTATATTTTACTTTACTACGAATGTCAAGATAATTGATTCCCTATACACAATCCCGATAGTATTTCCCCAAAACCTATTGCCGAGAATCTCCATGTCAGAACACGAGATTCATCGGCTCTGAAAAGATTCGTGACACATAGTACAAGTCCGCTTTTATCGTTTCTCTCGAGGTCATTGCTTCTCCCCATGAGATCGGAGAGATTTTTCCACCTAATTAAAGGAGGATAAAGAACTATTTTTACTTGACTCGGGAATCAACCGTCTTTTAAACTCCAAAAGTTGTACCGGGACTGGACGCAGGATTCCGGTGCGGCTGATTGAAGTATGGGTTAATCGCACTTTGAGCCATATGGCTCTAAAATTATCAGCGAAATCAACACAGCAACGGGCCGCCCAGGACCCGAATAAGTTGCTTCATGAAAGGAGGATCATCCTTGAAATCATTGGTATGCTTGAAACAAGTACCCGACACGGAAACCCAGATCAAGGTTAAACCCGATGGATCTGGGATAGTGACGGACGGAATAAAGTACGTCATCAATCCGTACGATGAGTTCAGTGTAGAGGAGGCGCTTCGGCTTAAGGAAAAGTTTAAGACCGGAGAAGTTGTCATCCTCAGTATAGGACCCGATCGCACTACCGAAGCAATCCGGACGGCACTCGCAATGGGTGCGGACAGAGGAATTCACGTGAATGACGAATCCGTGAATAACGCAGATCCCTTTGCTATTGCCAAAGCTCTCGCCGCTGCTGCAGCAAACGTGGAATACGACGTGATATTCTGCGGACATCGCGCGATAGACGACGACTTTGGTGAAGCAGGCGCTATGCTTGCGGAATTTCTCGGACTCCCGCAGGTTACTCTCGTCACTAAAGTTGAAGTTGCTGCCGACAAGAAATCCGCAACAGTGGAGCGTGATGTGGAAGGCGGAAAAGAAACGGTGGAAGTTCCTCTTCCGTGCGTTCTGACTTCTCAGAAAGGTCTCAATGAACCCCGCTATGCTTCCTTGCCGGGAATTATGAAGGCAAAGAAAAAACCGATTGACAAGAAGACGGCAGGAGACCTCGGAATTAGCCCGGAAGCCAAACTTCAAGCCAAGCAGTACTCTATGCCTCCCGAACGGCAGGCCGGGAAGAAATACCAGGATATGGAACCGGCGGACGTAGCCAAGACGGTGGTCCAGGCACTTCGTAACGAAGCCAAGATCATCTAAGTGACCTGCAATATCATCTCGGAGGACGCAATACATGTCAAAAGTAATGATATACGGTGAGATCAAGGGAGGAAAACTCAAGAAAACCGCCTACGAACTTGCGAGTGAAGGACGTAAGCTTGCGGATAAACTGGGTGGAGACCTTGGCGCAGTAATCATGGGATCGGCTGGAGAGCAGTTCGCACCGGAGCTCGCCCGTTACGGAGTGGACACAGTGTACGTAATGGAATCCAGCGA
The sequence above is a segment of the Desulfomonile tiedjei DSM 6799 genome. Coding sequences within it:
- a CDS encoding HIT family protein, with product MERIWAPWRIDYIVGGAKEPGCIFCTKPVSDRIDENLIVHLADGAFTMMNKYPYNGGHVLVAPYKHVSDPCSLSPEDNSLLIQEVCRAVQVIRKVMKAEGFNIGINLGAAAGAGIEEHLHYHVVPRWNGDTNIMPVLADVRVIPEHLLSTCKRLRAGFNRLFPESSREVEK
- a CDS encoding metallophosphoesterase family protein, with protein sequence MKIGALSDTHLTRPNKLLDFILDVVFKDTDLILHAGDIVSRHVLERLQERDVIAVCGNMDDYDVIEAVPQTRIVSIAGKRIGLIHGWGAKQGLENRIIERFQEKNLDLIVYGHSHVPFWGKIAGIDLFNPGSASQNRYLETGTVGIIDIEDGTLDAKILVVRPE
- the cysK gene encoding cysteine synthase A, with the protein product MLTQNGLSSFVGSTPLLRLKSMESPGSAQIWAKLEFMNPGGSCKDRLCLGILESMEATEGLTAGDSLVEASGGNTAVSLAMMCAARKYSLTLVMPDTVPNERKRFLAAYGATVIVTPPANGMRGAISKALEIAGSRKRTFMINQFENPANPEVHRRTTAPEILRAIGRAPDVFVSGVGTGGTITGVGEVFKKEDQRARVVAVEPAESAILSGGNPGPHRIPGIGAGFIPRVLNTDIIDDVIVVTYPDAMKIVKHLAEKEGIFAGLSSGAALFGAVRNAERLDPTKIVVTVLCDSGERYLAAAP
- a CDS encoding RrF2 family transcriptional regulator, with product MRITTTSRYGVRAIFDVAYHGGGQPTQIKDISRRQKISQRYLEQIFNKLLKAGLLKSRRGPRGGYMLSRDPSEISVGDIINAAQGPIVPVRCLSNEEPRKKDCSILNGCITRHVWHETQKLLIDYYNSVSIADLCALARKEGVSRDLDHKYMYFI
- a CDS encoding electron transfer flavoprotein subunit beta/FixA family protein, with the protein product MKSLVCLKQVPDTETQIKVKPDGSGIVTDGIKYVINPYDEFSVEEALRLKEKFKTGEVVILSIGPDRTTEAIRTALAMGADRGIHVNDESVNNADPFAIAKALAAAAANVEYDVIFCGHRAIDDDFGEAGAMLAEFLGLPQVTLVTKVEVAADKKSATVERDVEGGKETVEVPLPCVLTSQKGLNEPRYASLPGIMKAKKKPIDKKTAGDLGISPEAKLQAKQYSMPPERQAGKKYQDMEPADVAKTVVQALRNEAKII